One region of Archocentrus centrarchus isolate MPI-CPG fArcCen1 chromosome 6, fArcCen1, whole genome shotgun sequence genomic DNA includes:
- the duox2 gene encoding dual oxidase maturation factor 2, which yields MTFYDDIYPFYPLQRTSFIFNGALLTIILVFLVLAVSLLLILPGIRGKSRLFWMFRIIISLFIGAVIVALNFTNDWAEARMTTKATYKSFSNAVVNAEIGLHVGLYGINVTLKGNPVVQFNETIDYNEMFSWHDTIEEEYEEALEKGLPNPILYIAEKFTLSSPCGLIFQYRYSGRYASATLWTAFCCWMLANILFSMPVIRYAGYTMMATAAFIFFSMASFSTIMNVPQCVFSIGTDSFQTEYSHSFWLALATGVLCTLIGIFVVMLDFLVPEKMKEAFSVGVDSCEDEDDSYKEGFLNSVFLDAVTISPVKSNLASEHL from the exons ATGACTTTCTACGATGACATTTACCCATTCTACCCTCTACAAAGGACTTCGTTTATCTTCAATGGTGCATTGCTCACCATTATTCTGGTCTTCCTTGTGCTAGCAGTCAGTCTTCTTCTCATTCTGCCCGGCATACGAGGGAAGTCG CGGCTGTTCTGGATGTTCAGGATAATAATCAGCTTGTTCATAGGTGCGGTGATAGTGG cactcaactTCACCAATGACTGGGCTGAGGCCAGAATGACCACAAAAGCCACCTATAAGTCTTTCAGCAATGCAGTGGTTAATGCTGAAATCGGTCTGCATGTTGGACTGTACGGCATTAACGTTACACTAAAAG GGAATCCTGTTGTACAGTTCAATGAGACCATTGACTACAATGAGATGTTCAGCTGGCATGACACTATTGAAGAAGAGTATGAGGAAGCTCTGGAGAAAGGTTTACCTAACCCCATTCTGTATATCGCTGAAAAATTCACGCTGAGCAGCCCTTGTGGTCTCATCTTTCAGTACAGATACTCTGGACGATACGCTTCTGCAACGCTCTG GACAGCATTTTGCTGCTGGATGCTCGCCAACATCCTCTTCTCCATGCCAGTAATTCGGTACGCCGGGTACACGATGATGGCCACCGCTGCCTTCATCTTCTTCTCCATGGCCTCCTTCTCCACCATCATGAACGTGCCTCAGTGTGTTTTCTCCATAGGAACTGACTCCTTTCAAACAGAATATAGCCATTCGTTCTGGCTGGCCCTGGCTACAG GTGTTCTGTGCACCCTTATTGGGATTTTTGTGGTGATGCTTGACTTTTTGGTACCTGAGAAGATGAAAGAGGCTTTCAGTGTTGGTGTCGACAGCTGTGAAGATGAGGATGATTCTTATAAGGAGGGCTTCCTGAATTCAGTTTTCCTTGATGCAGTGACAATTTCACCAGTGAAATCAAATCTTGCATCG GAACATTTATGA